From one Lycium barbarum isolate Lr01 chromosome 6, ASM1917538v2, whole genome shotgun sequence genomic stretch:
- the LOC132645341 gene encoding SUN domain-containing protein 1-like has product MSTSTVSISANPASGPTRRRAVEKKQPNLDLTDSNLAAATAAAVDPIRTDGRDALQVVKKPLPNTNVPISSTRRTTGSAPKKHSKPPKPRWLTVVSVLTKNLLLVLVVLGLIQIVRRVIGNLYKEDDSDGFTVISGDFDGKFAEMESFVKKTTKMMQVQIDVIDSKIDSGIKNVREELNVKVDGKVGELELKLKEVSGENENLGRLMGEFREKNWVSRDEVESILEEYRKTKGSSEVDDKSLDEFRVYAREIVEKEIEKHAADGLGRVDYALGSGGARVVKHSEPFITKSGGGGDVFSWLTNRNAVSNDAQKIVTPSFGEPGQCFPLKGDTGFVQIRLRTAIIPEAVTLEHVAKSVAYDRSSAPKNCRISGWLHDQKETDLAASSEKMFLLTEFIYDLDKSNAQTFDVLESAGSSLIDTIRFDFTSNHGKSHTCIYRLRVHGREPNSLVMQS; this is encoded by the exons ATGTCAACATCCACAGTCTCCATATCAGCCAATCCAGCCTCGGGTCCGACCCGGCGCCGAGCCGTCGAGAAAAAACAACCTAACCTAGATTTAACCGACTCCAACTTAGCCGCCGCCACCGCCGCCGCCGTCGATCCAATCAGAACCGACGGTCGAGATGCGCTTCAAGTGGTTAAGAAACCCTTGCCCAATACTAATGTTCCGATATCATCTACCCGGCGCACTACCGGCTCGGCTCCTAAGAAACACTCTAAGCCGCCTAAACCGAGGTGGTTAACTGTGGTTAGTGTATTAACTAAGAATTTGTTGTTGGTTCTTGTGGTACTTGGTTTAATTCAGATTGTTCGTAGAGTTATTGGGAATTTATATAAAGAGGATGATTCTGATGGTTTTACTGTAATTTCGGGTGATTTCGATGGGAAGTTTGCGGAAATGGAGTCGTTTGTTAAGAAAACGACGAAAATGATGCAAGTTCAAATTGATGTAATTGATTCGAAAATTGATTCGGGGATTAAGAATGTGAGGGAGGAGTTGAATGTGAAGGTGGATGGTAAAGTAGGggaattggagttgaagttgaaggaAGTGAGTGGCGAAAACGAGAATTTAGGGAGGTTGATGGGTGAATTTAGAGAGAAAAATTGGGTGTCGAGGGACGAGGTGGAGAGTATATTGGAGGAATATAGGAAGACGAAAGGAAGTAGTGAAGTTGATGATAAGAGTTTGGATGAATTTCGGGTGTATGCGAGGGAGATAGTGGAGAAAGAGATAGAGAAACATGCTGCTGATGGGTTAGGGAGGGTGGATTATGCGTTGGGATCGGGTGGGGCTCGTGTAGTGAAGCATTCAGAGCCGTTTATTACGAAGtctggtggtggtggtgatgttTTTAGTTGGTTAACTAACCGGAATGCTGTTAGTAATGATGCTCAGAAGATAGTTACACCCAGCTTTGGTGAACCTGGTCAGTGTTTTCCTCTTAAAGGGGATACCGGGTTTGTCCAGATCAGGCTCCGGACAGCTATTATACCTGAAGCTGTCACCTTGGAACATGTTGCAAAG AGTGTTGCTTACGATAGGTCCAGTGCTCCGAAGAACTGCAGGATATCAGGATGGCTTCATGATCAAAAAGAGACTGATCTAGCAGCCAGTAGTGAGAAGATGTTCCTTTTGACGGAATTCATTTATGATCTGGACAAGAGCAATGCTCAGACTTTCGATGTTTTAGAGTCTGCTGGCTCTAGTCTCATCGACACAATTAGGTTTGATTTCACATCCAACCATGGAAAGTCACACACATGCATCTATAGATTGAGGGTACATGGCCGTGAACCAAACTCCTTGGTAATGCAGTCTTGA